The sequence GCGTGCTCGCCGATTTGCCGGCGCGCTTGTCCTGTTTGGCTTTGCGGATGATCTCTTGTCTTGGCATGGGTCGAGTTCCCCTTCTTCGAGTTGAGAGGGATATCTGACCGCAACGCGCAAGGCACAGGATCGATCCGCTCAGTTCCTCAGCGCTGCCAGTAACTCATCCGGACGCTCGGCCATGATCATGTGGCCGGCGCCTGATACCACGACGGTCTTGGCATGCGGGATTGCAGCCGCGAGGGCCTTGCCCGCCTTGGCGGGCGTCATCATGTCCCGTTCGCCAAGAATGAGCGTCGTCGGGACCTTTACGCTCGCGGCGGCTTGCAGCGCATTCGCATAGGCGTTGCAGGCGGACAGATCCCTAAAGAGCACGCCCGGCTCGCAAGCCTTCAGCACGGCCTGGGCGCCGCCATGCATCCACAGACCCGGCGCGAGGCTGCCGCCGAGCTCGGCGTTGAAGCCGAGGCCCCAGATCGAGACCATGTCGTTGGCATCCTGCGAGTTGGCCTCGGCCGCCTTCAAAAGATCGGGGCCGACCGTCATCGTGGCAGCAGTGCCGATCAAGCTCAGCGCCGAAACCTTGTCGGGATGGCGGGCCGCCGTCTCCAGCGAGATCAGCGATCCCATGGAGTGGCCAATCAGGTGCGCCTTTGCAGCTCCTGCCGCATCGAGCAGCGCCGCCGTCCAATCGGCCATCTCGGCGATATCAGAGAGCGAGGGTCCTGCCGAGCGGCCATGGCCGGGCAGATCAGGCGCCAGCACGCCGAAGCCGTGATGGGCGAACCAGCGCGTGTGCAGCGCCCAGGTCGAATGATCGAAGCCGGCGCCGTGGATGAAGACGACCGTGGGCAGCGACTTGTCGAAGTCGCGGCCGCCGGTTGCGGCGAACACCTCGGTGCCGTTGACGGAGAGCTTCATGGCTTAAACCTTCTGCGAGATGCGGAGCGCCTGGGCGAGATCGTCAATGATGTCGCTGGCCGTCTCGATGCCGACCGAGAGCCGCACCAACTCCTCGCCGATGCCGGCGGCCTTGAGCTGCTCGGCATCCATCTGCTGATGCGTGGTCGAGGCGGGGTGGATCACCAGGGTCTTGGCGTCGCCGACATTTGCGAGATGGCTGATCATGCGCAGCTGCTCGATGAATTTGCGCCCCGCGGGCCGCCCGCCCTTGATGCCGAACGAGACGATCGAGCCCGCGCCGCGCGGCAGCAATTGCTTGGCGAGCTGATAGTCGGTGTGATCCTCCAGCGAGGGATGCAACACCCAGTCGACGGCCTTGTTGGCTTTCAACGCCTCCAGCACGAGGTGCGTGTTCTGCATGTGCCGGTCCATGCGCACGCCGAGCGTCTCGACCCCTTGCAGGAGCTGGAACGCGTTGGTCGGCGACAGGCAGGCGCCGAAATCGCGCAAGCCTTCGGTGCGCGCCCGCATGATGAAGGCGGCGCTGCCGAACTGCTCGTCGAAGACGATGCCGTGATAGCCGCCATAGGGCTCGGTCAGCACGCCGAACTTGCCGGACCCGCGCCAGTCGAAACGGCCGCCATCGACGATGGCGCCGCCGATCGCGATGCCGTGGCCGCCGATCCACTTGGTCGCCGAATGCATGACGATGTCGGCCCCGAGCTCGATCGGGCGGCTGAGATAGGGCGTGGCGAAGGTGTTGTCGATCAGCAGCGGAATCCTCGCCTCATGCGCGATCGCCGCGACCTTGGGAATGTCGAGCACTTCCAGCCCGGGATTGCCGATGGTCTCGCCAATCACGAGCTTGGTATTCGGCTTGAGCGCGCTGCGGAACGCGTCGAGGTCGCGCGGCTTGACGAAGGTCGTGGTGATGCCGAAGCGCGGCAGCGTGTGCGCCAAGAGGTTGATGGTGCCGCCATAGAGCGAGCTCGACGCCACGATGTGGTCGCCGGCATTGAGCAGCGTCGCGATGGCCAGATGCAGCGCGGCCATGCCGCTGGCGGTGCAGATCGCGCCGACGCCGCCTTCCAGCGCCGCAAGCCGCTCCTCCAGCACACCCGTGGTCGGATTGGAGATGCGCGTATAGATGTGGCCAGCGCGCTCCAAATTGAACAGCGCCGCGGCGTGATCGGAATCCTGGAACACGTAGGAGGTGGTCTGGTAAATCGGCACCGCGCGGGCGCCGGTTGCGGGATCCGGATGCTGGCCCGCATGCAGGCTCAGGGTCTCGAAGGCAGGCGGTTTCGGCGCGGGCATGCGTGGCCTCGTTGGCGGTCGGCGATGGTGGTTCTTGTGCCACAGATGGCATGCGGCGTCAGCCCATTGACAGCGCCGCCTTAACCCCCGATCGCCTGCTCGATGATCCGCGCCTCGCGCAGCAATATCTCGGCGACCTCCTGCTCGCGGCGGGGACCGAGCCTCGTGCGAACGGCAGAGACCGTCATCGCCGCCGCCGGCTGGCCGTCCGCCGTCTTGATCCAGGTCGAGATCGATTTCGTGCCCTGCACGAGGCCGATCTCCCGCTTGCCGTAGCCCAGCCGTCTTGCGGCCGTCACCTCGCCCATCACCGTCGCCACATCGGTCCGGTAGGCCTCGAACCTCTTCTCGTTCGCCGCGACGATCTTGCGCGCGTCCTGTGCCGGCATCGCGGCGAGGATCGCAACACCCGCGCTGGAGACGCCGAGCGGCCGGCGCGCGCCGACCTCGATCGACAGCACCTGGATCGGATAGACCCCGATCCTGCGGTCGACGCACAGCGTGTCGTTGCCGGTGCGCACCGTCAGGAACAGCGTGTCGCCGATCTCGGAGGAGGCGCGCCGCAGCGATGGATTGGCGGCAACCAACAGCCGCGACGGCCGCGGACGCGCGAGCGCCAGCTCCGGCACCTGGTTGCCGATCGCATAGCGGCCGGTCCGCTCGTGCCGCTCGACGATGCCTTCCTCGATCAGCACGTGGACGATGCGATGCACGGTCGGGCGGGTGAGGCCGGTGGCCCGGACCACTTCGGCCAGGGGAACGCCGTCCTCGCGCCCTGCGGCCAAAATGCGCAGCACGGCGAGCGCGCGGCGGATCGCCTGCGCGCCCTCGCGCGGTTCTGTTGCATTGCGAGCGAGTGCCGTTCTGTCCATAATATGGACAAGAACGCCACAATTCTCTCGACAGAACAAGCACGCATTTGAAGATTGCGCCGAGGTCGGATTGCCCCGCACGACGTCAGGGCACCGAAGGAATTTGGAAGCGCTGCTGGGAGGTTAACATGAGATTAATCTGGATTGGCATTGCCGCCGTGGCGGCGATGCTGGCGGGGCCCGCCTCTGGCCAGGAATGGCCGGCGCGCAACGTCAAGCTGATCGTGCCCTATCCGGCCGGCGGCAATGTCGACAGCGCGGCGCGCATCATCGCCGACAAGCTCCAGGAAAAGCTCGGCCAGCCCTTCGTCATCGAGAACAAGGCCGGCGCTGGCGGCATGATCGCGGGCGAGGCCTTCGCGAAATCCGCGCCCGACGGCTACACGCTGTTCGTCGGCGCCAACGGCCCGGTGCTGTTCGCGACCGAGATCAACAAGCGCGAAGCCTATAATTGGAAGAAGGATTTCCTGCCGATCTCGACGATCTCGATGACGCCGCTGGTGCTCGAGGTGCATCCCTCGGTACAGGCGACGAGCTTCAAGGAATTCATCGACCTCGCCAAGCGCGAGCCCGGAAAGCTGACCATGGCCTCGCCCGGTCCCGGCACCACCAACCATCTGCTCAGCGAGCTGATGCAGTCGAATCTCGGACTGCAATGGGTCACCGCGCATTACCGCGGCAACGCGCCGGCGATCAACGATCTGCTCGGCGGCCAGGTGCAGTTCGCATTCGACCAGCTCACGGTCAGCCTCCAGCACATCAAGGCCGGCCTGTTCCGTCCGCTGGCGGTCACCAGCCCGCATCGCCTGAAATCACTGCCCGACGTGCCGACCTTCGCCGAGCTCGGCTACAAGGATTTCGACGGCCAGACTTTCACCGGCCTGTTCGCGCCCGCGGGTACGCCGGCACCAATTGTCGACAAGCTGCACACGACGCTGGTCGCGATCCTCAAGGACCCGGCCATTGCTGACAAGTTCGAGAAGCTCGGCGGCGAAGCGACCGTGATGACGCCCGACGAGTTCAAGGCCTATCTCGCGCGTGAGGACGCCAAGTGGATTCCGGTCGTGCGCAAGGCCAACATCAGGGCTGATTGATCGATGCGGATCGATCCCACCGAGCTCGGCGCGGAGCGCATCTACCGGCTGATGACCGGCATCGTGGTGCCGCGCCCGATCGCGTGGGTCACCAGCCTGTCGCGCAGCGGCGTGCTCAACCTCGCGCCGTTCAGCGCCTTCACCTTCGTCTCGCAGAAGCCGCCGATGCTGGCCATCAGCGTCGGCCGCAAGGGCGCCGACTACAAGGACACCGCGCACAACATCCTCGATACCGAGGAATATGTAATCCACATCGCCGATACGCCGCTGATGAATGCGGTGCACGACTCATCGGTCGAGCACCCCCCTGCAATCAGCGAGGTCGAGCATCTCGGTCTGGAAACGCTACCTTCCGAGCGCATCAAGGTGCCCAGGCTCGCCGCAGCACCGGTCGCGATGGAATGCCGCTTCCGCCAGTGCCTCGAATTCGGCGATGCCAAGAGCCGGCTCATCGTCGGCGAGGTCGTGATGTTCCATCTGCGCGACGGTCTCGTGAATGACGGCAAGGTCGAGACGAAAGCGCTCGACCCGATCGCGCGCATCGGCGGCCCGCGCTACGCCCGGCTCGGCGAGATCGTGACACTCAACACCGTGTTCCAGACGCCGAAATCGAAAGACTGAGTGCGCGGGCCGGTCATCCCGCCCAGCCGCCTCGAGATCATCGGAGGAAATGACTATGCGACTGCTGAGCTATCTCCTGGACGGAGCGCCGCGCTACGGCGCGGCCGTCGACGGCGGCGTGGTCGATCTGACCAGGCGCATCGGCCGCGACTATTCCGACGTGAAGGCATTGATTGCGGCCAACGCGCTCGCTGATGCGCAGGAAGCGGTGGCCGGGCAAAAGCCCGATTACGCGCTGGACAAGCTCGTCCTGCTGCCGCCGGTGCTGGCGCCGGAAAAGCTCTGGTGCATCGGCGTCAACTACGCCGAGCGCAATGCGGAGTATAAGGACAATTCGGACCTGCCCAAATATCCCAGCCTGTTCGTGCGCAGCATGTCATCGATGACCGGCTCCGGCCAGCCGCTGGAGAAGCCCAAGGTCTCGGAGCAGCTCGACTATGAAGGCGAGCTCGTCATCGTGATCGGGCAGGGCGGCCGCCACATCCCGCGTGAGCAGGCGTGGTCGCACATCTTTGGCATGACGCTGTGCAACGAGGGCACGATCCGCGACTGGCTGCGCCACGGCAAGTTCAATGTCACGCAGGGCAAGAATTTCGACCGCTCCGGCAGCATCGGCCCGTGGATCGTCACGTCGGACGAGCTCGATCCGCGCGGTCCGCACGACATCGTCACGCGCGTCAACGGCGAGGTGCGGCAGCAGGACACCACCGAGCGGCTGATGTTCCCGTTCGATTTCCTCATCTCTTATCTCTCGACCTTCGCGACGCTGAAGCCCGGCGACATGATCGTGACGGGCACGCCGACCGGGGCGGGCGCTCGCTTCGACCCGCCGCGCTGGCTCAGGGCGGGTGACGTCGTCGATGTCGAATCCAGCCGCATCGGCGTGCTGCGCAACACCGTGGCCGCGGAGCATTAGACCATGCTGGATACCGCCACGATCGAACGCCTCGCCGCGCGCCTCGATGAAGCCGAGCGCACGAAATCGCTGATCCCGATGTTCACGAAGGAATATCCCGATTTCAGCATCGAGGATGCCTACGCCATCCAGCGCGCCTGGACCAAGCTCCAGCTCGGCCGCGGCCGCGTCATCAAGGGCCACAAGATCGGCCTGACCTCGAAGGCGATGCAGAACGCAGTCGGCATCAACGAGCCCGATTACGGCGTGTTGTTCGCCGACATGTTCTACGCCGACGCCACGCCAATCCCGTTCGACCGTTTCCATGCGCCGCGCATCGAGGTCGAGCTCGCCTTCGTGCTGAAGGCGCCGCTGCGCGGGCCCGACTGCACCATCTTCGACGTGCTCAATGCCACCGACTACGTCACCCCCGCTCTGGAGATCCTGGAGACGCGCATGCATCGCGTCGATCCCGAGACCGGCAGGACCCGCAAGGTGATGGACACGATCTCGGACAACGCGGCCAATGCCGCGCTGGTGCTCGGCGGCCGTCCCTTCCGTCCCTTGGATGCGGATTTGCGCTGGATCGGCGCGCTCTTGTTCCGCAACGGCGAAGTCGAGGAAACCGGGCTTGCCGCGGGCGTGCTCAATCATCCCGCCAACGGCATCGCCTGGCTCGCCAATCGCCTGGCGCCGCACGACGAGCATCTCGCCGCCGGCGAGTTGGTGCTGGCGGGGTCGTTCACGCGTCCGGTCGACATCCGCCGCGGCGACACCTTCCATGCCGATTACGGCGCGTTCGGCTCGGTGTCGTGCCGGTTCGTCTGAAGCAACAACAAGCAGGGAGCGCACCATGACGAGTCAATCGCGGCGCAGAAGCATTCACATCGGCGGCTTCAAGCACGTCAATCCGATTCCGAACGCCTGCCGCATCGGCAATCTCGTGATGTCAGGCGTCATCCTCGGCCGCGATCCCGCGACCAATGCGATGCCCGAAAGCCTCGACGCGCAATGCGCCAACATGTTCGCGCATATGAAGGCGACGGTGGAAGCCGCCGGCGGCACCACGGATGACATCATCAAGATGACGGTGTGGCTGAAGGACCGCACGCAGCGCGGGCCGGTCAATGTCGAGTGGCTCAAGATGTTTCCGGACGAGCATTCGCGCCCAGCGCGCCACGCGCTGCCGATGGACAAGATGGACGGCGGCGCGCTGGTGCAGTGCGACTTCACCGCCGTGATCGACTGAAGGAGCGCCTGCATGCCGACCTATCTGCCGTTCGATCCCAATCCGCGACGCCCGGTCAAGGCTCCGCCGCCGAAGACCATCGACAGTCAGTTTCACGTGCTGGGCCCGATCGAGAAGTATCCGGAACGTCCGGGTGCGGCCTATCGGATGCCGACCGCGACCTGGGAAGCGGCGCTGCGCATGCACAAGCAGCTCGGCATCGAGCGCGGCATCATCGTGCAGACCACCACTTACGGCGCCGACCATGCCGTCGTGCTCGACGGGCTCAAAGCGATGGGCCCGAACTATCGCGGCTGCGCCAACGCGCTGGTGTTCGCCGAGGCGAACGATGCCTATCTCGCCAAGCTGCATGACGCCGGCGTCCGCGGCGCGCGCTTCAGCTTTCGCCAGGAGCTCGGCGCGGTGCTGTCGGATGCCGACTTCGCCCGCGCCATCGCCCGCATCCGCGAGCTCGGTTGGTACGCAAAGATCCAGCCGGAGAAGGACGGCATCATGTCCAGCGTCGCCAAATACGAGAATCTCGACGTGCCCGTGTTGATCGACCACATGGCGCGGCCAGATCCGGAAGCCGGCAAGAACGATCCGAATTTGCGCAAGATGCTGGAGCTGCTCGAGAAGGGCAATTTCTGGGTCATGCTGTCGCTCGGCGAGAAGACCTCGAAGGCCGGTCCGCCCTATGACGACGTCATCCCGATCGCGCGCGCCTATATCGAGGCTGCCCCCGACCGCTGCGTCTGGGCCAGCGACTGGCCGCACCCGGTCTCGGTGAAGCAGCCGCCGAACGATGCCGACCTGCTCGAGCTGATGTACCGCTACGCGCCCGACCAGGCCGAGCTGGAGAAGATACTGGTGCACAATCCAGCCAGGCTGTTCGGGTTTACGGATTAGACAGCCCCGCCGTCATTGCGAGGAGCGAAGCGACGAAGCAATCCAGACTGTTTCTGCGGAGGCAGGCTGGATTGCTTCGCTTCGCTCGCAATGACGAGCACGATCCCGCTCACACCACCGGCTGCTTCGCCAATCTCTCCCGCACCTCCGCCGCGATCTCGAACGAGCGCAGCCGCGCGGAATGGTCGTAGATCTGCCCCGTCGTCATCAGCTCGTCCGCGCCGGTCTCGAGGATCAGCGTCTTCAGCCTCTCTTCCACCAAGGCCGGCGAGCCCACCGCCGAGCACGATAGCGACTGCGCAACGCCGGCCTTCTCGGCCGTCGACCACAGCGCGTCCATGTCGTCGACCGGGGGCGGCAGCGGGCCGGGCGTGCCGCGGCGCAAATTGATGAACTGCTGCTGCAGCGATGAGAACATCCGCCGCGCCTCCTCGTCGCTCTCGGCCGCGAACACGTTGACGCCGATCATCGCATAGGGCTTGTCGAGCTGCGCCGATGGCTCGAAGCGGGCGCGATATTCGCGCAGCGCCGGCATCATCATCTGAGGCGCGAAATGCGAGGCGAAGGCGAAGGGCAGCCCGAGCATCGCCGCAAGCTGTGCGCCAAAGGTGCTCGATCCCAGGATCCACAGCGGCACCTTGGTGCCCATCCCAGGCACGGCGCGGATCGCCTGGTTCGGCTGCACATCGCCGAGCAGCGCCTGCAACTCCAGCAGGTCATGCGGAAAATTCTCTGACGTGGTGGCGAGGTCGCGCCGCAGCGCCCGCGCCGTGAACTGGTCGGTGCCCGGCGCGCGGCCGAGCCCGAGATCGATCCGCCCGGGATAGAGCGATTCCAGCGTGCCGAACTGCTCGGCGATGACCAGCGGTGAATGGTTCGGCAGCATGATTCCGCCGGAGCCGACCCGGATCGTCCTGGTCCCGCCCGCGACATGCCCGATCACCACGGATGTCGCCGCGCTCGCGATGCCCGTCATGTTGTGATGCTCGGCCAGCCAGAACCGCTTGTAGCCCCATTTCTCCGCATGCTGGGCGAGATCGAGCGAATTGCGAAACGCCTGCGACGCGTCGCCGCCCTGGCGGATCGGCGCGAGGTCGAGCACGGAAAAGGGGATCATGTGGGAAACCTGACGTGAGGGGATCTGCGCGGCGAGCCGCGTAAGGACACATGTAGTGTCAGGAAGACACTCTCGCTTGAAGGTTCGGACAGCCCCCGTCCCCGTTCACAACACTGTTATTGCGGCCTCTGGCGCCTTTCGCCGCAACTGGGCGTTTTGCGCCTGTTGTTGTAGCGTGCGGAGGCAGCCGCAGGGGTGCCAGGAGGAACCGACATGACCACGGTATTCAATCGCCGAAGCCTGCTCGTCGCCGGCGGCTCCGTCCTCGCAACCGGGGTCTTGGCATACGCCGTTCCCGGCCTCCTGTTGCCGGCCCGTGCGGCAGGCCTTGCGCCGACCGAAACGATGTCGGGCGGGGCGAACAATTACCGCAAGGGCGCGGCGATCGTGGACCGCATCGGCAAGGGCGGCTTCTGGATGAGCGGCACCGTCCGCCGCGCCGGCGACGGCGCGCCGCTCTCCGGCCAGCGCATCCAGATCTGGGCGCACACGGTGGAAGGGCAGGAGCACGAGCCGCAGAGCCACGGCGCCACGCTCACCGACAAGGACGGCAAGTTCCGGCTCGAGATGCCGCAGATCATTCCCATCTTCGGCCAGCCGCACGGCCACCTCGCCTATGACAGCGGCGAGTTCAAGACAGTCTTTCTCCGGCCGATCATGCGTAGCGCAAAGGAAACCAGCCTCGAGGCGCACTTCGTGCTGCAGCCGGCCTGATCGGGCCAGCGAATGACGGAGTGGAGATCGGTGCGGGCGATCCTGATCTGGGTCGCCCTTGCCCTGGCCATCGGCGTGCCGGTCGCGCTGGCCGCGACCAGCGAGCAACTCGCATGGCGCGGCCCGGTCTACATCCTCGCCGGCTTCGCCGGGATCATCGCCCTCGGTCTCGTGCTGGTGCAGCCGCTGCTGATCGGCGGATACCTGCCGGGCCTGTCGCCCTATCGCGGGCGGCGTGCCCATCATTGGATCGGCGGCACGCTGGTGCTGGCTGTGGTGATCCACGTCGCCGGCCTCTGGATCACCAGCCCGCCCGACATGATCGACGCCCTGACCTATGCGTCGCCGACGCCCTTCTCGCCCTTCGGCGTCACCGCGATGTGGGCCATCTTCATCGTCGCGCTTCTGGCGCTCTTGCGCCGGCGATTGGGCCTGCGCCTGCGAACCTGGCGCATCATCCATATCCCGCTCGCCATCGTCATCGTCGCGGGCAGCGTGGTCCATTGCCTCTTGATCGAGGGGACGATGGAGACGATCTCGAAGGCGGCGCTGTGCGTGCTGGTGGTTATGGCGGCCGCAAAGGTGATGGTTGACCTTTGGCGGAGGCGGACGCTGCGCGGTGAGAGTGTCGCACGGCAGTAGGCCAACGCGGGCCAGGGTCCGCCAGACACTTTCCCGATCGCAACCTTTGTGCGCAGAATGCGCCCGCCAAGGATCGTCATCCGGCCGGGGAGGCTCTCGACATGGCAGAGCAGACAATTCGTTTCGACGACGGTGCCGCCTACGAGCAGATGATGGGAATTTGGAGCCGCTTCGCCGGCGAAATATTCCTCGACTGGCTGGCACCACCCGCGGGCTTGCGGTGGATCGACATCGGTTGCGGCAACGGGGCCTTCACTGACCTGTTGGTCGCGCGATGCAGCCCCGCCGAAGTCCAGGGCATCGATCCCTCGGCAGAGCAACTCGCTTTTGCACGGACTCGGCCTGGAGCGCGCGTGGCAAAGTTTCGCCAGGGCGATGCCATGGCACTCCCTTTCGCCGATGGCAGCTTCGATGCGGCTGTGATGGCGCTGGTTCTCGTGTTCGTTCCCGATCCCGCCAAGGGTGTCAGCGAAATGGTGCGAGTCGTTGCTCCCGGCGGCGTCGTCGCGACGTATATGTGGGACATGTTGGGTGGCGGCTTTCCGCTTGATCCGATCTACGATCA comes from Bradyrhizobium sp. CCGE-LA001 and encodes:
- the hpaH gene encoding 2-oxo-hept-4-ene-1,7-dioate hydratase yields the protein MLDTATIERLAARLDEAERTKSLIPMFTKEYPDFSIEDAYAIQRAWTKLQLGRGRVIKGHKIGLTSKAMQNAVGINEPDYGVLFADMFYADATPIPFDRFHAPRIEVELAFVLKAPLRGPDCTIFDVLNATDYVTPALEILETRMHRVDPETGRTRKVMDTISDNAANAALVLGGRPFRPLDADLRWIGALLFRNGEVEETGLAAGVLNHPANGIAWLANRLAPHDEHLAAGELVLAGSFTRPVDIRRGDTFHADYGAFGSVSCRFV
- a CDS encoding IclR family transcriptional regulator — encoded protein: MDRTALARNATEPREGAQAIRRALAVLRILAAGREDGVPLAEVVRATGLTRPTVHRIVHVLIEEGIVERHERTGRYAIGNQVPELALARPRPSRLLVAANPSLRRASSEIGDTLFLTVRTGNDTLCVDRRIGVYPIQVLSIEVGARRPLGVSSAGVAILAAMPAQDARKIVAANEKRFEAYRTDVATVMGEVTAARRLGYGKREIGLVQGTKSISTWIKTADGQPAAAMTVSAVRTRLGPRREQEVAEILLREARIIEQAIGG
- a CDS encoding O-acetylhomoserine aminocarboxypropyltransferase — protein: MPAPKPPAFETLSLHAGQHPDPATGARAVPIYQTTSYVFQDSDHAAALFNLERAGHIYTRISNPTTGVLEERLAALEGGVGAICTASGMAALHLAIATLLNAGDHIVASSSLYGGTINLLAHTLPRFGITTTFVKPRDLDAFRSALKPNTKLVIGETIGNPGLEVLDIPKVAAIAHEARIPLLIDNTFATPYLSRPIELGADIVMHSATKWIGGHGIAIGGAIVDGGRFDWRGSGKFGVLTEPYGGYHGIVFDEQFGSAAFIMRARTEGLRDFGACLSPTNAFQLLQGVETLGVRMDRHMQNTHLVLEALKANKAVDWVLHPSLEDHTDYQLAKQLLPRGAGSIVSFGIKGGRPAGRKFIEQLRMISHLANVGDAKTLVIHPASTTHQQMDAEQLKAAGIGEELVRLSVGIETASDIIDDLAQALRISQKV
- a CDS encoding flavin reductase family protein, with the protein product MRIDPTELGAERIYRLMTGIVVPRPIAWVTSLSRSGVLNLAPFSAFTFVSQKPPMLAISVGRKGADYKDTAHNILDTEEYVIHIADTPLMNAVHDSSVEHPPAISEVEHLGLETLPSERIKVPRLAAAPVAMECRFRQCLEFGDAKSRLIVGEVVMFHLRDGLVNDGKVETKALDPIARIGGPRYARLGEIVTLNTVFQTPKSKD
- a CDS encoding ferric reductase-like transmembrane domain-containing protein, with protein sequence MTEWRSVRAILIWVALALAIGVPVALAATSEQLAWRGPVYILAGFAGIIALGLVLVQPLLIGGYLPGLSPYRGRRAHHWIGGTLVLAVVIHVAGLWITSPPDMIDALTYASPTPFSPFGVTAMWAIFIVALLALLRRRLGLRLRTWRIIHIPLAIVIVAGSVVHCLLIEGTMETISKAALCVLVVMAAAKVMVDLWRRRTLRGESVARQ
- a CDS encoding class I SAM-dependent methyltransferase, whose amino-acid sequence is MAEQTIRFDDGAAYEQMMGIWSRFAGEIFLDWLAPPAGLRWIDIGCGNGAFTDLLVARCSPAEVQGIDPSAEQLAFARTRPGARVAKFRQGDAMALPFADGSFDAAVMALVLVFVPDPAKGVSEMVRVVAPGGVVATYMWDMLGGGFPLDPIYDQISAMGLVATRPPRMDASRMQALQDLWIGAGLEEVQTREITVHRTFADFDDFWTTGLKSPALRPTIAAMKPGDVDVLISRVRANLPAEADGRITCSARAHAIKGRTPG
- a CDS encoding Bug family tripartite tricarboxylate transporter substrate binding protein, which codes for MRLIWIGIAAVAAMLAGPASGQEWPARNVKLIVPYPAGGNVDSAARIIADKLQEKLGQPFVIENKAGAGGMIAGEAFAKSAPDGYTLFVGANGPVLFATEINKREAYNWKKDFLPISTISMTPLVLEVHPSVQATSFKEFIDLAKREPGKLTMASPGPGTTNHLLSELMQSNLGLQWVTAHYRGNAPAINDLLGGQVQFAFDQLTVSLQHIKAGLFRPLAVTSPHRLKSLPDVPTFAELGYKDFDGQTFTGLFAPAGTPAPIVDKLHTTLVAILKDPAIADKFEKLGGEATVMTPDEFKAYLAREDAKWIPVVRKANIRAD
- a CDS encoding amidohydrolase family protein gives rise to the protein MPTYLPFDPNPRRPVKAPPPKTIDSQFHVLGPIEKYPERPGAAYRMPTATWEAALRMHKQLGIERGIIVQTTTYGADHAVVLDGLKAMGPNYRGCANALVFAEANDAYLAKLHDAGVRGARFSFRQELGAVLSDADFARAIARIRELGWYAKIQPEKDGIMSSVAKYENLDVPVLIDHMARPDPEAGKNDPNLRKMLELLEKGNFWVMLSLGEKTSKAGPPYDDVIPIARAYIEAAPDRCVWASDWPHPVSVKQPPNDADLLELMYRYAPDQAELEKILVHNPARLFGFTD
- a CDS encoding RidA family protein; protein product: MTSQSRRRSIHIGGFKHVNPIPNACRIGNLVMSGVILGRDPATNAMPESLDAQCANMFAHMKATVEAAGGTTDDIIKMTVWLKDRTQRGPVNVEWLKMFPDEHSRPARHALPMDKMDGGALVQCDFTAVID
- a CDS encoding LLM class flavin-dependent oxidoreductase, coding for MIPFSVLDLAPIRQGGDASQAFRNSLDLAQHAEKWGYKRFWLAEHHNMTGIASAATSVVIGHVAGGTRTIRVGSGGIMLPNHSPLVIAEQFGTLESLYPGRIDLGLGRAPGTDQFTARALRRDLATTSENFPHDLLELQALLGDVQPNQAIRAVPGMGTKVPLWILGSSTFGAQLAAMLGLPFAFASHFAPQMMMPALREYRARFEPSAQLDKPYAMIGVNVFAAESDEEARRMFSSLQQQFINLRRGTPGPLPPPVDDMDALWSTAEKAGVAQSLSCSAVGSPALVEERLKTLILETGADELMTTGQIYDHSARLRSFEIAAEVRERLAKQPVV
- a CDS encoding fumarylacetoacetate hydrolase family protein, with the translated sequence MRLLSYLLDGAPRYGAAVDGGVVDLTRRIGRDYSDVKALIAANALADAQEAVAGQKPDYALDKLVLLPPVLAPEKLWCIGVNYAERNAEYKDNSDLPKYPSLFVRSMSSMTGSGQPLEKPKVSEQLDYEGELVIVIGQGGRHIPREQAWSHIFGMTLCNEGTIRDWLRHGKFNVTQGKNFDRSGSIGPWIVTSDELDPRGPHDIVTRVNGEVRQQDTTERLMFPFDFLISYLSTFATLKPGDMIVTGTPTGAGARFDPPRWLRAGDVVDVESSRIGVLRNTVAAEH
- a CDS encoding alpha/beta fold hydrolase, whose translation is MKLSVNGTEVFAATGGRDFDKSLPTVVFIHGAGFDHSTWALHTRWFAHHGFGVLAPDLPGHGRSAGPSLSDIAEMADWTAALLDAAGAAKAHLIGHSMGSLISLETAARHPDKVSALSLIGTAATMTVGPDLLKAAEANSQDANDMVSIWGLGFNAELGGSLAPGLWMHGGAQAVLKACEPGVLFRDLSACNAYANALQAAASVKVPTTLILGERDMMTPAKAGKALAAAIPHAKTVVVSGAGHMIMAERPDELLAALRN